One segment of Planctomycetaceae bacterium DNA contains the following:
- a CDS encoding Flp family type IVb pilin, which translates to MEAIRKLISDEQGLETVEYAIITGLIVAATITAIGLLGAWVTRQFESVNDSVGA; encoded by the coding sequence ATGGAGGCAATCAGAAAATTGATCAGCGATGAACAGGGTCTGGAAACGGTGGAATACGCCATCATCACCGGGCTGATCGTGGCCGCCACGATCACGGCGATCGGCCTGCTGGGCGCCTGGGTGACGCGGCAGTTCGAGTCGGTCAACGACAGCGTCGGCGCCTGA